One genomic region from Cyanobium usitatum str. Tous encodes:
- a CDS encoding glycosyltransferase family protein — protein MRLLLYDTEMRTANGYLPRAIASAAEGLLGTSNVQLCDHASVVAAAASGAWDGLLAIGGAGADRHLLSALMDTPIPRILWSTEDPYERRLVARAEPAFDHVFSNERHCEGASPRTTYLPLAAEPSLQLRPLREQDADYSYDLTFVGTAWPNRVASLGRLLAQLPSDLRLHLALPWNRHIPEPKLPGISALPQLRLGIGDLCDIWNRSRVVLSIGREFSNAGAQSSEARGSSPPPRVYETALAGGFQVALAGAGMDLAPAYGELIPLAADEQEAAALIRQQLAEPEQRIARARAIQAHTLAHHTYAQRLAVVLERFAALRRERQSAPIHLSQRQPAVLHLAHNLVGLRRAGGTEAYIQQLAELQQERRPVFALAPKDRMRLALLDYAQGRPQLLRSFKVGKISRFPASHPAYERAFCEVISSCGIGVVHVHHLIGLPLSLPLFAKALGCRVVVTLHDFHLACHRYTLLGPEERFCAIHQSEDYRLQCRLCLQASGLGGEERSRRLALSRRSVAAADVLLASTPSSAAIMAGVYPEVAERIEVLEMLTPNLQQLEAGRRRRTAASFQGPLQVGVIGNTMPHKGLDNLVRLIAASHDQPFQLHILGATPELDQALEEAGLSADAAPIVRYQGAYDRPSLVRLLQRLHVTLFLSPWPETYNICLGEAMRLGVVPVATAVGAHNDRVEPGRTGLLVAPGDPLAVLNALLELEGDRAMLARLSAGAAAVPLLDPREHGQRLEEIYAALHPWRGRDPAHCELQLDPQLDLAALGVRLAQDRWIEAGVRWDEPT, from the coding sequence ATGAGGCTGCTCCTCTACGACACGGAAATGCGCACGGCCAACGGCTACCTGCCGCGGGCCATTGCCAGCGCAGCGGAGGGCCTACTGGGGACCAGCAACGTGCAGCTCTGCGATCACGCCTCGGTGGTGGCTGCAGCCGCGTCCGGTGCCTGGGACGGGCTGCTGGCCATCGGCGGCGCCGGTGCCGATCGGCACCTGCTGAGCGCCCTGATGGACACCCCCATCCCCCGGATCCTCTGGAGCACGGAGGACCCCTACGAGCGACGGCTGGTGGCGCGGGCCGAGCCGGCCTTTGATCACGTGTTCAGCAATGAGCGCCACTGCGAGGGGGCCAGCCCCCGCACCACCTACCTGCCCCTGGCCGCCGAACCCTCGCTGCAGCTGCGGCCCCTGCGGGAGCAGGACGCCGACTACAGCTACGACCTCACCTTCGTCGGCACGGCCTGGCCGAACCGGGTGGCAAGCCTGGGACGACTACTGGCCCAGCTGCCCAGCGATCTGCGCCTGCACCTAGCCCTGCCCTGGAACCGCCACATCCCTGAGCCGAAGCTGCCGGGCATCAGCGCCCTGCCCCAGCTGCGGCTGGGCATCGGCGACCTCTGCGACATCTGGAACCGCTCCCGGGTGGTGCTCAGCATCGGCCGGGAGTTTTCTAATGCCGGCGCCCAAAGCAGTGAGGCCCGGGGCAGCTCCCCGCCACCGCGGGTGTACGAAACAGCCCTGGCCGGCGGCTTCCAGGTGGCCCTGGCCGGAGCCGGCATGGACCTGGCCCCGGCCTATGGCGAGCTGATCCCCTTGGCGGCAGATGAACAGGAGGCCGCCGCCCTGATCCGCCAGCAGCTGGCCGAGCCGGAGCAGCGCATCGCCCGGGCCCGGGCCATCCAGGCCCACACCCTGGCCCACCACACCTACGCCCAGCGGCTGGCGGTGGTGCTGGAGCGCTTCGCGGCCCTGCGCCGCGAGCGCCAGTCGGCGCCGATCCACCTCAGCCAGCGCCAACCGGCAGTGCTGCATCTGGCCCACAACCTGGTGGGGCTGCGGCGCGCCGGCGGCACCGAGGCCTACATCCAGCAGCTGGCGGAACTGCAGCAGGAGCGGCGGCCAGTGTTTGCCCTAGCCCCCAAAGACCGCATGCGGCTGGCCCTGCTGGATTACGCCCAGGGACGCCCCCAGCTGCTGCGCAGCTTCAAGGTGGGCAAGATCAGCCGCTTTCCGGCCAGCCACCCGGCCTACGAGCGGGCCTTCTGCGAAGTGATCAGCAGCTGCGGAATCGGCGTGGTGCATGTGCACCATCTGATCGGCCTGCCCCTGAGCCTGCCCCTGTTTGCCAAGGCCCTGGGCTGCCGGGTGGTGGTGACCCTGCACGACTTCCACCTGGCCTGCCACCGCTACACCCTGCTCGGCCCAGAGGAGCGGTTCTGCGCCATCCACCAGAGCGAGGATTACCGGTTGCAATGCCGGCTGTGCCTGCAGGCCAGTGGCCTGGGCGGCGAGGAGCGCAGCCGCAGGCTGGCCCTGAGCCGCCGCAGCGTGGCCGCCGCCGATGTGCTGCTGGCCAGCACACCCAGCAGCGCCGCGATCATGGCGGGGGTGTATCCGGAGGTGGCCGAGCGCATCGAGGTGCTGGAGATGCTCACCCCCAACCTGCAACAGCTTGAGGCGGGCCGCCGCCGGCGCACGGCCGCGTCGTTCCAGGGGCCGCTGCAGGTGGGGGTGATCGGCAACACCATGCCCCACAAGGGCCTGGACAACCTGGTGCGGCTTATCGCTGCCAGCCACGACCAACCCTTCCAGCTGCACATTCTCGGCGCCACTCCAGAGCTGGATCAGGCCCTGGAGGAAGCCGGCCTCAGCGCCGATGCCGCCCCGATCGTGCGCTACCAGGGGGCCTACGACCGCCCCAGCCTGGTGCGGCTGCTGCAGCGGCTACACGTAACCCTGTTCCTCTCTCCCTGGCCCGAGACCTACAACATCTGCCTGGGGGAAGCGATGCGGCTAGGGGTGGTGCCGGTGGCCACCGCCGTAGGCGCCCACAACGACCGGGTGGAGCCTGGCCGCACCGGGCTGCTGGTGGCGCCGGGCGATCCCCTGGCGGTACTGAACGCCCTGCTGGAGCTTGAGGGCGACCGGGCCATGCTGGCCCGGCTCAGTGCCGGCGCAGCCGCGGTGCCGCTGCTGGATCCCCGCGAGCATGGCCAGCGGCTGGAGGAGATCTACGCCGCCCTGCACCCCTGGCGCGGCCGAGACCCCGCCCACTGCGAACTGCAGCTCGATCCCCAGCTCGATCTGGCGGCCCTGGGGGTGCGGCTGGCCCAGGATCGCTGGATCGAAGCGGGCGTGCGCTGGGACGAACCGACATGA
- a CDS encoding glycosyltransferase family protein, which produces MSSGTADAINTNQRLRQRIAHGFRELGLASEACAVERVPALLQQERVDLLLITGSIADPNVDLSWLVGRARRQQSRVAFWLHDDPYEFDLHWRLDGLNCPVFSNEPNCLPYYPASCQPRALALAASPLDDLPGASEYGQPEVDLGFCGVAFPQRVALLRQLLAAGFSLACWGDGWPDDLSGAVNLRLGPAGLRQLYRRCRFVLNLGREVAIANRRDQIAASMPGPRTFEAALLGAVQLHLGQSPRIASYYSAEQGVIPASCIEEIGALLERARANPSWRRQLGAAAARHTRRHHLYRHRCHDLLAAVAAPGVWP; this is translated from the coding sequence GTGAGCAGCGGCACCGCCGATGCCATCAACACCAACCAGCGGCTGCGGCAGCGGATCGCCCATGGCTTCCGGGAGCTGGGGCTGGCCAGCGAGGCCTGTGCGGTGGAGCGGGTGCCCGCCCTGCTGCAGCAGGAGCGGGTGGATCTGCTGCTGATCACCGGTTCGATCGCCGATCCAAACGTGGACCTCAGCTGGCTGGTGGGGCGGGCCCGGCGGCAACAGAGCCGGGTGGCCTTCTGGCTGCACGACGACCCCTACGAATTCGACCTGCACTGGCGCCTCGACGGGCTCAACTGCCCGGTGTTCAGCAACGAACCCAACTGCCTGCCCTACTACCCGGCCAGCTGCCAGCCCCGGGCCCTGGCCCTGGCCGCCTCCCCCCTCGACGACCTACCTGGCGCCTCAGAGTACGGGCAGCCGGAGGTGGACCTGGGCTTCTGCGGGGTGGCCTTTCCGCAACGGGTGGCACTGCTGCGCCAGTTGCTGGCTGCGGGCTTCAGCCTGGCCTGCTGGGGTGATGGCTGGCCGGATGATCTCAGCGGCGCGGTGAACCTGCGACTGGGTCCGGCGGGCCTGCGCCAGCTCTACCGGCGCTGCCGCTTCGTGCTCAACCTGGGCCGGGAGGTGGCGATCGCCAACCGGCGCGACCAGATCGCCGCCTCCATGCCCGGGCCCCGCACCTTCGAGGCGGCGCTGCTGGGGGCCGTGCAGCTCCACCTGGGGCAGAGCCCGCGCATCGCCAGCTATTACTCAGCGGAGCAGGGGGTGATTCCTGCCAGCTGCATCGAGGAGATCGGCGCCCTGCTGGAGCGGGCCCGGGCCAATCCCAGCTGGCGGCGGCAACTGGGTGCAGCCGCGGCCCGGCACACCCGCCGCCACCACCTCTACCGGCACCGCTGCCACGACCTACTCGCCGCAGTGGCCGCACCGGGGGTCTGGCCATGA
- a CDS encoding rhamnan synthesis F family protein: MQSPAQLGRLRQALAADDLPGSLAVLSLLHQQAYPAALLRPVLASCHPGLDGAYLNLDLLPAALLLAPRFPAALVHSNLDPLLLELAHGCDLQTFVSEHLNGVLRGEMPLYPGLPALDIRYYHQLLQLTPGRRGWLRARTALDCLAMESPGADLSALGRWAPSRHDALLEKPWIWIQGPGQPCGHLLGQALALDGVRLVPDRAGAEALAIDTAQRMLQGGGHYLLWNGSAPPPASWGPLIRGLAARRPHRPFCQLGETREGLREILPARPSAEPALLAISAHWLARRQPEQILAFLHHWLAGPPLLEKPRLEPELLRRLEQPLTPTPCAGVLVLAASEAQVAGLGLAWLQRRVRQQAAAAGFVRAGVLQLADHPVDQLRQLGAAAGDGLLPVLAFIGPHDQLPPRAWQHLAAGLAWQPEQLLCSDEELLWCEQPERTGQRQFAGPATPFRLLSRGQLPGLVALPAPGLAGLELQPSYGSLHALLKDLGLLWLERGGTIAALPQALLRREPSTNPALLAISTPNQRQLFSGDQLLELAAITQRRASAWLAPGGRLQPGPRQASFQLRYTPAAEARVSVIIPFRDQADLTRTCVHSLLEQAGPMPLELVLVDNGSTEAEAIALAAELAPLAAARGIALLGLRDDSPFNFADLNNRARQHCSGNFLLFLNNDIRFESPAPIEALLDPFALALTGAVSARLLFEDGTIQHHGLAAAPRQPHDILSPGKGLRPGVETEPFAALELQEQWSAATAACLLMRTADFDRLGGFDESFVVAYNDVDLCWRLSAEGRAVIVTPEPRIIHAESKSRGDDIAGEKRNRLARESGALRQRYPQRFQQGDPLYQRFLGPASHRFEPMALPAKPLAPSRERLLYSWVRPQWPQPGTRPLLIYVHWDGQGLVRPDVLEQLRAYRSHADLVFVSAAPALLEQGAAMAQLRELCEVVLVRENEGYDFDSWAAGLSFCRRWLDRVPLLILTNDSCYGPLHSVDGIFERLAASRADVVGLTESTAIRSHLQSYFVAYRPRVLRSPVFWAFWEQIGIWDTKIDLVRSCEVGWSGVLADAGFQLEALYLAGLHGNVTHTRWRQLLEELQFPFLKTELLRLNPIRQDIDDWQSVAAACDSRVTALIREHLLLSDLG; encoded by the coding sequence ATGCAATCCCCAGCCCAGCTCGGGCGCCTACGCCAGGCTCTGGCTGCAGACGATCTGCCTGGATCCCTCGCCGTGCTCAGCCTGTTGCACCAGCAGGCCTATCCGGCGGCGCTGTTGCGTCCCGTGCTGGCGAGCTGCCATCCCGGCTTGGATGGGGCCTACCTGAATCTTGATCTGCTGCCGGCAGCTTTGCTACTGGCACCCCGTTTTCCAGCCGCCCTCGTCCACAGCAACCTCGATCCCCTGCTGCTGGAGCTGGCCCACGGCTGCGATCTCCAGACGTTTGTCAGCGAGCACCTCAACGGCGTGCTGCGTGGGGAGATGCCGCTTTATCCGGGCCTGCCCGCCCTCGACATTCGCTACTACCACCAGTTGCTGCAGCTCACCCCCGGCCGTCGCGGCTGGCTGCGGGCCCGCACCGCCCTCGACTGCTTAGCAATGGAGAGCCCTGGGGCAGATCTGTCGGCCCTGGGCCGCTGGGCTCCCAGCCGCCATGACGCCTTGCTGGAGAAGCCCTGGATCTGGATTCAGGGGCCCGGCCAGCCCTGTGGCCACCTGCTGGGCCAGGCCCTGGCGCTGGATGGGGTGCGGTTGGTGCCCGACCGCGCTGGGGCCGAAGCCCTGGCGATCGATACCGCCCAGCGGATGTTGCAGGGGGGCGGGCACTACTTGCTCTGGAACGGCAGCGCACCGCCACCGGCATCCTGGGGTCCCCTGATCCGGGGCTTGGCGGCTCGCCGTCCGCACCGCCCCTTCTGCCAGCTGGGGGAGACCCGGGAAGGGCTACGCGAGATCCTGCCGGCCCGCCCCAGCGCCGAGCCCGCCTTGCTCGCGATTTCGGCCCATTGGCTGGCCCGCCGCCAGCCTGAGCAGATCCTGGCCTTTCTGCACCACTGGCTGGCGGGTCCACCGCTGCTGGAGAAGCCCCGCCTGGAGCCCGAGCTGCTGCGCCGGCTTGAGCAGCCGCTCACCCCAACCCCCTGCGCCGGCGTGCTCGTGCTGGCGGCCAGCGAGGCCCAGGTGGCCGGCCTCGGCCTCGCGTGGCTGCAGCGGCGGGTGCGTCAGCAGGCCGCCGCGGCCGGTTTTGTCCGGGCTGGCGTGTTGCAGCTGGCCGATCACCCCGTAGACCAGCTGCGGCAGCTGGGGGCTGCGGCTGGGGATGGTTTGTTGCCGGTGCTTGCCTTCATTGGTCCCCATGATCAGCTCCCCCCCCGCGCCTGGCAGCACCTGGCTGCCGGGTTGGCCTGGCAGCCAGAGCAGCTCCTCTGCAGCGACGAAGAGCTGCTCTGGTGTGAGCAGCCCGAGCGCACCGGCCAGCGCCAGTTCGCCGGCCCCGCCACCCCCTTTCGCCTGCTCAGTCGCGGCCAGCTGCCGGGCCTGGTGGCGCTCCCGGCCCCGGGCCTAGCCGGGCTCGAACTCCAGCCCAGCTATGGCTCTCTCCATGCCCTGCTCAAGGATCTCGGCCTGCTGTGGCTGGAGCGGGGCGGCACCATCGCGGCCCTGCCCCAGGCCCTGCTGCGCCGCGAGCCCAGCACCAATCCCGCCCTGCTGGCGATCAGCACCCCTAACCAGCGTCAGCTGTTCAGCGGCGACCAGCTGCTGGAGCTGGCGGCGATCACCCAGCGGCGTGCGTCGGCCTGGCTGGCCCCGGGGGGGCGGCTGCAGCCAGGCCCCCGCCAGGCCAGCTTCCAGCTGCGCTACACGCCAGCCGCCGAGGCGCGCGTCTCGGTGATCATTCCCTTCCGCGACCAGGCCGACCTCACCCGCACCTGCGTGCACAGCCTGCTGGAGCAGGCCGGCCCCATGCCCCTGGAGTTGGTGCTGGTCGACAACGGCAGCACCGAGGCGGAGGCGATTGCCCTGGCCGCCGAGCTAGCTCCCCTGGCGGCGGCGCGCGGCATTGCCCTGCTGGGGCTGCGCGACGACAGCCCCTTTAACTTCGCCGACCTCAACAACCGGGCTCGCCAGCACTGCAGCGGCAACTTCCTGCTGTTTCTCAACAACGACATCCGCTTTGAGTCGCCGGCGCCGATTGAGGCCCTGCTCGATCCCTTCGCTCTGGCCCTCACCGGAGCCGTCAGCGCCCGGCTCCTGTTTGAAGACGGCACGATCCAGCACCACGGCCTGGCCGCGGCGCCCCGCCAGCCCCACGACATCCTCTCGCCCGGCAAGGGGTTGCGGCCCGGGGTCGAGACCGAGCCCTTCGCGGCCCTTGAGCTCCAGGAGCAGTGGTCGGCGGCCACGGCCGCCTGCCTGCTGATGCGCACGGCCGACTTCGACCGGCTGGGCGGCTTCGATGAATCCTTCGTGGTGGCCTACAACGACGTGGATCTCTGCTGGCGCCTCAGCGCTGAGGGACGCGCGGTGATCGTCACCCCGGAGCCGCGCATCATTCACGCCGAGTCGAAGAGCCGCGGCGACGACATTGCCGGCGAGAAACGCAACCGCCTGGCCCGGGAATCGGGCGCCCTGCGCCAGCGCTATCCGCAGCGCTTCCAGCAGGGGGATCCCCTCTACCAACGCTTTCTCGGCCCCGCCTCCCATCGCTTCGAGCCGATGGCCCTGCCTGCCAAACCTCTGGCGCCCTCCCGGGAGCGGCTTCTCTACAGCTGGGTGCGGCCGCAATGGCCCCAGCCTGGTACGCGGCCACTGCTGATCTACGTGCACTGGGATGGCCAGGGCCTAGTGCGGCCGGATGTGCTGGAGCAGCTGCGGGCTTACCGGTCCCATGCCGATCTGGTGTTCGTTTCGGCGGCGCCGGCCCTGCTGGAGCAGGGTGCCGCCATGGCCCAGCTGCGCGAGCTCTGTGAGGTGGTGCTAGTGCGTGAGAACGAGGGCTACGACTTCGATAGCTGGGCCGCCGGGCTGTCCTTCTGCCGCCGCTGGCTGGATCGTGTGCCCCTGCTGATCCTTACCAACGACAGCTGCTATGGGCCCCTCCACAGCGTTGACGGGATATTTGAACGGCTAGCAGCTAGCCGGGCTGATGTGGTGGGCCTCACCGAGAGCACCGCGATTCGCTCCCATCTGCAGAGCTACTTCGTGGCCTACCGGCCCCGGGTGTTGCGCAGCCCAGTGTTTTGGGCGTTCTGGGAGCAGATCGGCATCTGGGACACCAAGATCGATTTGGTGCGCTCCTGCGAGGTGGGCTGGAGCGGGGTGCTGGCTGATGCCGGTTTCCAGCTGGAGGCCCTCTACCTGGCCGGTCTGCATGGCAACGTCACCCACACGCGTTGGCGTCAGCTGCTTGAGGAGCTGCAATTCCCCTTTCTTAAAACTGAGCTGTTGCGGCTCAATCCCATCCGCCAAGACATTGACGATTGGCAGAGCGTGGCTGCGGCTTGTGATTCCCGTGTCACCGCATTAATCCGAGAGCACCTGCTCCTAAGCGACTTGGGCTAA
- the rfbF gene encoding glucose-1-phosphate cytidylyltransferase, which translates to MKAVILAGGRGTRLAEETVVRPKPLVEVGGMPILWHIFKVYSSFGINDFIVCCGYKGYMIKEYFANYFLHTSDVTFHMDVGNHMEVHQRTTEPWKVTLIDTGDKTETGGRLGRVRSYLDDEPFCFTYGDGVADVDMTALIAQHRQQGLQATLTAVQPPGRYGALHLEDNLVANFQEKADGEQAWINGGFLVLEPSVCDLIHSDACLFEADVLAELARRGQLGAYRHHGFWQSMDTLRERNRLEDLWDSGQAPWKLWS; encoded by the coding sequence TTGAAAGCAGTCATTCTTGCTGGAGGAAGGGGAACTCGGCTCGCGGAGGAGACTGTGGTGCGTCCCAAGCCTTTAGTTGAGGTGGGTGGTATGCCCATCCTTTGGCATATTTTCAAAGTATATAGCTCCTTCGGCATCAACGATTTCATCGTGTGCTGTGGCTACAAGGGCTACATGATCAAGGAATATTTTGCCAACTATTTCCTGCACACCAGTGATGTGACCTTCCACATGGATGTAGGCAATCACATGGAGGTGCATCAGCGCACCACCGAGCCCTGGAAGGTCACCCTGATTGACACCGGCGACAAGACAGAAACCGGCGGTCGCTTGGGTCGCGTGCGCTCCTATCTCGACGATGAGCCCTTCTGTTTCACCTACGGAGATGGGGTAGCAGATGTCGACATGACTGCCCTGATCGCCCAGCACCGCCAGCAGGGGTTGCAGGCCACCCTCACCGCTGTGCAGCCCCCCGGTCGTTATGGCGCCCTACATCTTGAAGACAATCTCGTCGCTAACTTCCAGGAAAAAGCCGACGGCGAGCAGGCCTGGATCAACGGCGGCTTCCTGGTGCTTGAGCCCAGCGTCTGTGATCTGATTCATTCCGACGCCTGTCTGTTTGAAGCCGATGTGCTTGCCGAGCTGGCCCGTCGCGGCCAGCTGGGTGCCTACCGCCACCACGGCTTCTGGCAGTCGATGGACACCCTGCGTGAGCGCAACCGTCTCGAGGACCTCTGGGATAGTGGCCAAGCCCCCTGGAAGCTCTGGAGCTGA
- the rfbG gene encoding CDP-glucose 4,6-dehydratase, whose amino-acid sequence MPRPGCSPDPSFWAGRRVLLTGHTGFKGSWLALWLLKLGARVTGVALDPDTSPSLFGSLDLAGELQDSRADIRDAGGLAALVAAADPEVVLHLAAQPLVRRSYLDPLGTWATNVMGSLHVLEALRCLDHPCAVVMVTTDKVYENREWCYGYRETDRLGGHDPYSASKAAAELAIASWRASFCGSAPHQTPQLAIATARAGNVIGGGDWAADRIVPDAMRACAAAEPLVLRNPMATRPWQHVLEPLCGYLSLAEALAADPAAHAEAWNFGPQLEANRPVGELVAALHQHWSGQWRDLSDPGAPHEGGLLHLVIDKASQRLDWQPRWDFATTVARTAAWYRQVAAGASPLDCCLADLDCYISNAIH is encoded by the coding sequence ATGCCCCGCCCTGGTTGCAGCCCTGATCCTTCCTTCTGGGCCGGCCGGCGCGTGCTGCTCACCGGCCACACCGGCTTCAAGGGCAGCTGGCTGGCCCTCTGGCTACTCAAGCTTGGTGCCCGCGTCACTGGCGTGGCCCTCGACCCCGACACCAGCCCCAGCCTCTTCGGCTCCCTCGATCTGGCTGGCGAGCTGCAGGACAGCCGCGCCGACATCCGCGACGCCGGTGGCCTGGCTGCGCTGGTGGCGGCAGCCGACCCCGAGGTGGTGCTGCATCTGGCGGCCCAGCCCTTGGTGCGCCGCAGCTACCTCGATCCCCTCGGCACCTGGGCCACCAATGTGATGGGGTCGTTGCATGTGCTGGAGGCCTTGCGCTGCCTGGATCACCCCTGCGCGGTGGTGATGGTCACCACCGACAAGGTGTATGAAAACCGCGAGTGGTGCTACGGCTACCGCGAAACCGATCGCCTCGGCGGCCACGACCCCTACAGCGCCAGCAAGGCCGCTGCCGAGCTGGCCATCGCCTCCTGGCGGGCCAGTTTCTGTGGCAGCGCCCCCCACCAGACGCCCCAGCTCGCCATCGCCACTGCCCGGGCCGGCAATGTGATCGGCGGCGGCGACTGGGCGGCTGATCGGATCGTGCCCGATGCCATGCGTGCCTGCGCCGCCGCCGAGCCGCTGGTGTTGCGCAACCCCATGGCTACCAGGCCCTGGCAGCACGTGCTTGAGCCGCTTTGCGGCTATCTCAGCCTCGCCGAAGCCCTGGCGGCCGACCCCGCCGCCCACGCCGAGGCCTGGAATTTCGGCCCCCAGCTGGAGGCCAACCGGCCCGTGGGCGAGCTGGTCGCGGCCCTGCATCAGCACTGGAGCGGCCAGTGGCGCGACCTCAGCGATCCAGGTGCCCCCCATGAGGGCGGCCTGCTGCACTTAGTGATCGACAAGGCCAGCCAGCGCCTCGACTGGCAGCCCCGCTGGGACTTCGCCACCACCGTGGCCCGCACCGCAGCCTGGTACCGGCAGGTGGCTGCAGGGGCATCCCCCCTGGACTGCTGCCTGGCCGATCTCGATTGCTATATCAGCAACGCGATCCATTGA
- a CDS encoding NAD(P)H-dependent oxidoreductase, whose amino-acid sequence MILVDTALRQRESEGRPVRVGMYGAGAMARGFVAQVSALVPGMEVVAIANRTLQKAADAYGFAGRDGAVAVSNLAELDRAIAAGTPAITDDPSLLARSAGIDCLIDMTGAVNFGAARALEAIGEGKPLVLMNAEVDATVGPILHEKARRAGVLLSCCDGDQPGVELNLWRYVQGLGLTPRVLGNIKGLQDEYRTPTTQQGFAEQWNQDVTMVTSFADGSKVNFEQAIVANATGFTVAQRGMSRREHRGHIDELTAAYDLEQLRELGGLVDFVIGAQPSPGVFCLAEMPDERHASYLALYKLGDGPLYSFYQPYHLCYLEAPMSVARAVLFGDAVGQPLGAPVVEVVAIAKRDLQVGESLDSFGRYMTYGQAEKASVVRAEGLLPEGLAEGCRLLRPIAKDQPIHWSDVEAPSEQLAHQLYAEQQQHFKPE is encoded by the coding sequence ATGATTCTTGTCGACACCGCCTTGCGCCAGCGCGAAAGCGAAGGGCGCCCGGTACGGGTTGGCATGTATGGAGCTGGTGCCATGGCCCGGGGCTTTGTGGCCCAGGTGTCGGCACTGGTGCCGGGCATGGAGGTGGTGGCGATCGCCAACCGCACTCTGCAAAAAGCAGCTGACGCCTATGGCTTTGCCGGCCGAGACGGAGCTGTGGCGGTTAGCAACCTGGCGGAACTGGATCGGGCGATAGCGGCTGGCACACCGGCGATCACCGACGACCCCAGCCTGCTGGCGCGCTCAGCTGGCATCGACTGTCTGATCGATATGACCGGAGCCGTGAACTTCGGCGCCGCCCGGGCGCTGGAGGCGATCGGCGAGGGCAAGCCCCTGGTGCTGATGAATGCGGAGGTGGATGCCACCGTGGGGCCGATCTTGCATGAGAAGGCACGCCGGGCGGGGGTACTGCTCAGCTGCTGCGACGGCGACCAGCCGGGCGTGGAGCTGAACCTCTGGCGCTACGTCCAGGGACTAGGGCTGACGCCGCGGGTGCTGGGCAACATCAAGGGCCTGCAGGACGAATACCGCACGCCCACCACCCAGCAGGGCTTTGCCGAGCAGTGGAACCAGGACGTGACGATGGTGACCTCATTTGCCGATGGCTCCAAGGTGAACTTCGAGCAGGCGATCGTGGCCAATGCCACCGGCTTCACGGTGGCCCAGCGGGGCATGAGCCGGCGGGAGCACCGGGGTCACATCGACGAGCTCACCGCCGCCTACGACCTTGAGCAACTGCGGGAGCTGGGCGGCTTGGTGGATTTCGTGATCGGCGCGCAACCTTCACCTGGCGTTTTCTGCCTGGCGGAGATGCCAGATGAGCGCCATGCCTCCTACCTGGCGCTCTACAAGCTGGGAGACGGACCCCTTTACAGCTTCTACCAGCCTTATCACCTCTGCTATCTGGAAGCACCGATGAGCGTGGCCCGGGCAGTGCTATTTGGCGATGCGGTGGGCCAACCGCTGGGGGCGCCGGTGGTGGAGGTGGTAGCGATCGCCAAGCGCGACCTGCAGGTGGGAGAAAGCCTGGATTCGTTTGGCCGCTACATGACCTACGGCCAGGCGGAGAAGGCGAGCGTGGTGCGGGCCGAGGGGCTGCTGCCGGAAGGGCTGGCTGAGGGCTGCCGGCTATTGCGCCCCATCGCCAAGGATCAGCCGATCCACTGGAGCGACGTGGAGGCCCCGAGCGAGCAGCTGGCGCACCAGCTTTACGCGGAGCAGCAGCAGCACTTCAAGCCGGAGTGA